From the genome of Labedella gwakjiensis:
TAGCCGTCGATCGCCGACGGGTCGGCATCCTCCGCGTAGGTGGGGTCGAGGAGACTGTCGAGCGCCTCGTCCACGTTGTCCTGCGATGCCACGTCACCGGACTCGACGAAGATCGGACCGATCACGGAGAGCACGTCGATCTGTGCCTGACCGGGTACGTTGTCCACATCGAGGTTGGAACGGTCCTCGATGACCGTCGTCGCGACGGCGAGGTCGATGCCCGCGACGTCCGCCAGGATCTGCGCCGTCTCCTCGGGGTTCTCCTGTGCCCAGGCGCGCGCCTTCTCGTAGGCGTTCACGACGGTCTGCGCCACGTCGGGCTTCTCGGTGAGGAAGTCCTCCGTCGCGTTGAGGAAGCCGTAGCTGTTGAAGTCCACGTTGCGGTAGATGAGCTGCGCACCGTCCTCCTCGGCCCCGGCCATGATCGGGTCGAGACCGGCCCACGCGTCGACGGAGCCGTTGAACAGTGCGGTCGAGCCGTCGGCGTGCTGGAGATTCTCGATCGTCACGTCGGCGGGGTCGACACCCTCGGCGTCCAGCGCCTGCAGGAGGAAGAAGTAGGGGTCGGTGCCCTTCGTTGCCGCGACCTTCTTGCCCGCGAGGTCGGCGACGGACGTGATGTCCGAGTCCGGGCCTACGACGAGCGCGCTCCACTCCGGCTGCGAGTAGATGTCGATCGTCTTGATCGGCGACCCGTTCGAGCGCGCGAGCAGCGCGGCGGAACCGGCCGTGGACCCCACATCGATCGCGCCGGCCCGCAGGTTCTCGTTCGCCTTGTTGGATCCGGCCGACTGCACCCAGTTGACCTCGATGTCCTGATCCGCGAGGGCGTCCTCGAGCCAGCCCTGGTCCTTGATGACGAGGGACAGCGGGTTGTAGGTCGCGAAGTCGATGTTGAGCGTGCCGCCGGTGGTCTGGCCGCCGGCATCGCTCGTCGAGCCGTCCGTCGATGCGTTCTCGCCGGCCGCGCAGCCGCTCAGGACGAGGGCCGTGGCGGCGGCGAGGGCGGCGACGGCTGTGGCCGCTCGTGATCGGTTCGTGCTCATGGGGGCTCCTGTGCTGTGGTGCTCGGCCGACCGGGGTCGGGGTGCTGGGGTGCGGGGCGCTGGCGGGGCGGCTCAGCGTGGTGCGGGTCAGTACGGGTAGTGCGGGATGGAGGTGCCGGTCTCGATGCCGCGGGCGCTGCCGTGGCGGTCGATCCCCAGGCCGTCGAGGAGTCGGCCGCGCAGCTCGGCGAGCTCTGACGAACCGCGATCGCGTGGGCGCGTTCCCGGAACGGTGAGGAGCTC
Proteins encoded in this window:
- a CDS encoding aliphatic sulfonate ABC transporter substrate-binding protein, with translation MSTNRSRAATAVAALAAATALVLSGCAAGENASTDGSTSDAGGQTTGGTLNIDFATYNPLSLVIKDQGWLEDALADQDIEVNWVQSAGSNKANENLRAGAIDVGSTAGSAALLARSNGSPIKTIDIYSQPEWSALVVGPDSDITSVADLAGKKVAATKGTDPYFFLLQALDAEGVDPADVTIENLQHADGSTALFNGSVDAWAGLDPIMAGAEEDGAQLIYRNVDFNSYGFLNATEDFLTEKPDVAQTVVNAYEKARAWAQENPEETAQILADVAGIDLAVATTVIEDRSNLDVDNVPGQAQIDVLSVIGPIFVESGDVASQDNVDEALDSLLDPTYAEDADPSAIDG